In Camelina sativa cultivar DH55 chromosome 16, Cs, whole genome shotgun sequence, a single window of DNA contains:
- the LOC104749731 gene encoding probable E3 ubiquitin-protein ligase ARI7, which produces MDSEEDMLDANDMESGEDDFYSGGTDDYNESDDGEPDYGFVEEDADDSAMIAWHRSQKNFCVLKEEDIRRHQMDNIERVSVVLSITEVEASILLRHFHWSVGRVHDEWFADEERVRKTVGILESPVVRLANDNELTCGICFDSHPPEKIASVSCGHPFCTTCWTGYISTTINDGPGCLMLRCPDPSCLAAVGHDMVDKLASEEDKEKYNRYFLRSYIEDNRKMKWCPAPGCDFAIDFAAGSGNYDVSCLCSFSFCWNCTEEAHRPVDCSTVSKWILKNSAESENMNWILANSKPCPRCKRPIEKNQGCMHMTCTPPCKYEFCWLCLGAWMDHGERTGGFYACNRYEVAKQEGQYDETERRREMAKNSLERYTHYYERWASNQTSRQKAMADLQQAQTQNLEKLSDRQCTPESQLKFVLEAWLQIIECRRVLKWTYAYGYYLPDHEHAKRQFFEYLQGEAESGLERLHQCVEKDLGQFLNAESPSKDFNDYRTKLAGLTSVTKNYFENLVKALENGLADVDSHAACSSKSTSSKSTGCSSKTRGKGKGSSRTGGSSRNPDDN; this is translated from the exons ATGGATTCTGAAGAAGATATGCTCGATGCCAACGATATGGAGTCTGGTGAGGATGATTTCTATAGCGGTGGAACTGATGATTATAACGAGAGTGATGATGGTGAACCCGATTACGGGTTTGTTGAGGAAGACGCTGATGATTCTGCTATGATCGCCTGGCATCGCTCTCAG AAAAACTTTTGTGTTCTGAAGGAAGAAGATATTCGCAGGCACCAGATGGATAATATTGAACGAGTTTCCGTTGTCCTTTCGATAACTGAGGTCGAAGCGAGTATTCTACTTCGTCACTTTCATTG GAGTGTCGGTAGAGTTCATGATGAATGGTTTGCAGACGAAGAGAGAGTTCGGAAAACTGTTGGCATATTGGAGAGCCCTGTTGTTCGGCTAGCTAATGACAATGAA CTTACATGTGGAATCTGTTTCGATTCACACCCTCCTGAGAAAATCGCTTCAGTTTCTTGTGGCCATCCTTTCTGCACTACATGCTGGACAG GTTATATCAGTACAACCATTAATGATGGCCCAGGATGTTTGATGCTAAGATGTCCTGACCCATCTTGTCTTGCTGCTGTTGGTCATGATATGGTTGACAAATTAGCGtctgaagaagacaaggagaaGTACAATAGATATTTTCTTAGGTCTTATATTGAAGATAACAGAAAG ATGAAGTGGTGTCCTGCCCCAGGATGTGATTTTGCGATTGATTTTGCTGCAGGGTCTGGAAATTATGATGTTTCTTGCTTGTGCTCGTTTAGCTTTTGCTGGAat TGCACTGAAGAGGCTCACCGACCTGTGGATTGTAGCACAGTTTCAAAATGGATATTAAAGAACAGCGCTGAATCTGAAAATATGAATTG GATACTTGCCAATTCAAAACCTTGTCCGAGATGTAAGCGGCCAATTGAAAAGAATCAGGGCTGTATGCACATGACATGTACACCGCCTTGTAAATATGAATTTTGTTG GCTTTGTCTTGGTGCATGGATGGATCATGGGGAAAGAACTGGTGGTTTTTATGCTTGTAACCGGTATGAGGTGGCCAAGCAAGAAGGACAG TATGATGAGACTGAAAGGAGGAGAGAGATGGCCAAAAATTCGCTAGAGAGATACACACATTATTATGAACGCTGGGCAAGCAATCAAACG TCGAGGCAAAAGGCTATGGCGGATCTGCAGCAAGCGCAGACGCAGAAT CTTGAGAAGCTTAGTGATAGACAGTGCACACCAGAATCTCAGCTCAAATTCGTTTTAGAAGCTTGGCTTCAG ATCATCGAATGTAGGCGAGTCTTGAAATGGACATATGCATATGGATACTACCTACCTGATCATGAACATGCCAAACGACAATTTTTCGAGTATTTGCAAG GGGAAGCTGAGTCAGGTTTGGAGCGGCTCCATCAATGTGTAGAGAAGGACTTGGGTCAGTTTCTCAATGCGGAAAGTCCATCAAAAGATTTCAATGATTACCGGACAAAACTAGCTGGATTGACCAG CGTGACGAAAAACTACTTTGAGAATTTGGTGAAAGCTCTGGAGAACGGTCTTGCTGATGTAGACTCACATGCAGCTTGCAGCAGCAAATCAACAAGCTCTAAATCAACAGGTTGCAGTAGCAAAACAAGAGGTAAAGGCAAAGGAAGTTCCAGAACTGGTGGATCCAGTAGAAACCCAGATGACAACTAA